A genomic stretch from Achromobacter spanius includes:
- a CDS encoding ABC transporter ATP-binding protein, which translates to MAEAALSLENISCTFVSRDDRSQRYTAVSDTSLAIAPGEFVSVVGPTGCGKSTLLNVGAGLLAPSSGQVKVFGQPLSGINARAGYMFQGEALLPWRSALDNVVAGLDFAGVPRAEGLERGREWMRRVGLGGFEARYPHQMSGGMRKRAMLAQTLIRDPDIILMDEPFSALDIQTRQLMENEVLDLWMAKRKAVLFITHDLDEAIAMSDRVIVLSAGPGTHPIGEFVIDLPRPRDVAEVRVHPRFVELHSAIWAVLREEVLKGYAQQKRA; encoded by the coding sequence ATGGCTGAAGCCGCACTATCGCTGGAAAACATCAGTTGCACCTTTGTTTCGCGCGACGACCGGTCGCAGCGCTACACCGCCGTCAGTGACACGAGCCTGGCCATTGCGCCGGGCGAGTTCGTGTCGGTAGTGGGCCCGACCGGCTGCGGCAAGTCCACCCTGCTCAACGTCGGCGCCGGCTTGCTGGCGCCGTCGAGCGGGCAGGTGAAGGTCTTCGGGCAACCCTTGTCCGGCATCAACGCACGCGCGGGCTACATGTTCCAGGGCGAAGCGCTGTTGCCCTGGCGCAGCGCGCTGGACAACGTGGTGGCCGGCCTGGACTTCGCCGGCGTGCCGCGTGCCGAAGGGCTGGAGCGCGGTCGCGAGTGGATGCGCCGGGTGGGGCTGGGCGGCTTTGAAGCCCGCTATCCGCATCAGATGTCAGGCGGCATGCGCAAGCGCGCCATGCTGGCCCAGACGCTGATCCGCGACCCCGACATCATCCTGATGGACGAACCGTTCTCCGCCCTGGACATCCAGACGCGCCAGCTGATGGAAAACGAAGTCCTGGACCTCTGGATGGCCAAGCGCAAGGCCGTGCTGTTCATCACGCATGACCTGGACGAAGCCATTGCGATGAGCGACCGCGTGATCGTGTTGTCCGCCGGCCCGGGCACGCACCCTATCGGGGAATTCGTCATTGACCTGCCGCGTCCCCGTGACGTGGCCGAGGTACGCGTCCACCCGCGCTTTGTCGAACTGCACTCGGCCATCTGGGCGGTGCTGCGCGAAGAAGTGCTCAAGGGCTATGCCCAACAGAAGCGAGCCTGA
- a CDS encoding ATP-binding protein, with translation MNAPTQSPTPVTLANCDSEPIHIPGAIQPLGALLAFDADGVLQFASENAPAVLGVPLTLGECCLPGALPASLADYLAVWLDKSDPVFDPLALELNGATFDVIGHRNEDGFTIIELEQRTPAGVDIADPALIYRSIERVRRERDIDGLLKSAVREVRRATGFDRVMAYRFHPDDSGEIVTEERHESLEDWVGRRYPAGDIPAQARRLYTVNTLRQIADARYTPVRVLGAPTASAQPLDMSFSVLRSVSPIHLEYMANMGVQASMSLSIVIGDRLWGMIACHHYAPRPIPYPARLACEALAQVLSAALANIEGAERAAQARRNAALVSELTERASASENLHLALSSGPDTPASLIANDAALCLWGNSVTVFGGIAPRGELAGILCALDQSGQRLVHTDNIARDYPDLQTDLVPYAGLLACKFDPMNNGWLIWLRKEQIETLVWGGKPEKQYAVGNQGPRLTPRGSFEAWREVVRNTCTAWLPAELEAADNLRDELSHIATSRTADVDRARTALLAMLGHDLRDPLQSISMAATLLSKTDSGARMGERIRYSSGRMQRLISQVLDLSRLQGGMGLGIEKRPCALSDLVNGLIDEKRQAYPGLRIEPDVEPGLTLMADTDRIAQVVTNLMSNARQHGAPRQPILVHAHQRGNDIELRVTNHGAPIAQEVLTHLFSPFKPESLGQSRNRNGLGLGLYIAEQVVRGHDGEISVACRDGLVIFTVRLPCDLHDASAP, from the coding sequence ATGAATGCGCCAACCCAATCCCCCACGCCAGTCACGCTCGCCAACTGCGATAGCGAACCAATACATATACCGGGCGCCATCCAGCCGTTGGGGGCGTTGCTGGCGTTCGACGCGGATGGGGTTCTGCAATTTGCCAGCGAAAATGCGCCCGCCGTGCTTGGGGTGCCGCTGACCCTGGGCGAGTGCTGCCTGCCAGGCGCGCTGCCCGCCAGCCTGGCCGACTACCTGGCGGTGTGGCTGGACAAGTCCGATCCCGTTTTCGACCCGCTCGCGCTGGAGTTGAACGGCGCCACATTCGACGTGATAGGCCACCGCAACGAAGACGGCTTCACGATTATCGAACTGGAGCAGCGGACCCCGGCCGGCGTGGACATCGCCGACCCCGCTCTCATTTACCGCAGCATCGAACGCGTGCGCCGCGAGCGCGATATCGACGGCTTGCTCAAGAGCGCCGTACGCGAGGTGCGCCGCGCCACCGGTTTCGATCGCGTCATGGCCTACCGCTTTCATCCCGACGACAGCGGGGAAATCGTCACGGAAGAACGCCACGAATCACTGGAAGACTGGGTGGGCCGCCGCTATCCCGCAGGCGACATCCCCGCGCAGGCACGCCGCCTGTACACCGTGAACACACTGCGCCAGATTGCCGATGCGCGCTACACGCCGGTGCGCGTGCTGGGCGCCCCCACGGCTAGCGCGCAGCCGCTGGACATGAGCTTTTCGGTGTTGCGCAGCGTGTCGCCGATCCATCTGGAATACATGGCCAACATGGGCGTGCAGGCGTCGATGAGCTTGTCGATCGTGATCGGCGACCGGCTGTGGGGCATGATCGCCTGCCACCACTATGCGCCACGGCCCATCCCCTACCCTGCACGCCTGGCCTGCGAAGCGCTGGCGCAGGTGCTGTCGGCCGCGTTGGCCAATATCGAAGGGGCTGAACGCGCCGCCCAGGCGCGCCGCAATGCGGCCTTGGTCAGCGAACTGACCGAACGCGCCTCCGCCTCCGAAAACCTGCATCTGGCCTTGTCGAGCGGGCCGGATACGCCCGCGTCGCTGATCGCGAACGATGCCGCGCTATGCCTATGGGGCAACAGCGTCACGGTGTTTGGCGGCATCGCCCCGCGCGGCGAGCTGGCGGGCATTCTGTGTGCCTTGGACCAAAGCGGCCAGCGCCTGGTGCATACCGACAACATCGCCCGCGACTACCCCGATCTGCAAACCGATCTGGTTCCCTATGCCGGCCTGCTGGCCTGCAAGTTCGACCCGATGAACAACGGCTGGCTGATCTGGCTGCGCAAAGAGCAGATCGAAACGCTGGTGTGGGGCGGCAAGCCCGAGAAGCAATACGCGGTCGGCAACCAAGGCCCGCGCCTGACCCCGCGCGGCTCGTTCGAGGCCTGGCGCGAAGTGGTGCGCAATACCTGCACCGCATGGCTGCCCGCCGAGCTGGAAGCCGCCGATAATCTGCGCGACGAACTTTCCCATATCGCCACGAGCCGGACCGCCGACGTGGACCGCGCGCGTACCGCCCTGTTGGCCATGCTGGGCCACGACCTGCGCGACCCCTTGCAGTCCATTTCCATGGCCGCCACCCTGCTGTCCAAAACGGATTCCGGCGCGCGCATGGGCGAGCGCATCCGCTATTCCAGCGGCCGCATGCAGCGCCTGATTTCGCAGGTACTGGACCTGTCGCGCCTGCAAGGCGGCATGGGCCTGGGCATCGAGAAGCGGCCGTGCGCCCTGAGCGACCTGGTCAACGGGCTGATCGACGAAAAGCGGCAGGCCTACCCCGGCCTGCGCATCGAGCCCGATGTGGAGCCCGGCTTGACGCTGATGGCCGACACCGATCGCATCGCCCAGGTTGTGACCAACCTGATGAGCAACGCGCGCCAGCACGGCGCACCGCGTCAGCCCATCCTGGTGCATGCGCACCAGCGCGGCAACGACATTGAATTGCGCGTCACCAACCATGGCGCGCCCATTGCGCAAGAGGTGCTGACCCACCTTTTTTCGCCCTTCAAACCCGAATCGCTGGGCCAGTCGCGCAACCGCAACGGCCTGGGGCTGGGCCTGTATATCGCCGAACAGGTCGTGCGCGGCCACGACGGCGAGATCTCGGTTGCGTGCCGGGACGGGCTGGTCATTTTTACGGTGAGGCTGCCGTGCGACTTGCACGATGCGTCCGCCCCTTGA
- the recR gene encoding recombination mediator RecR — MDPLLPEPEPLVSLIEALRRLPGVGVRSARRMAYHLLQHDPQGADMLGRALAGAVRDLKHCARCNSFSEDEVCGTCANPKRDPSLLCIVETPADQNMIESSHGYRGLYYVLMGRVAPLEGIGPRELDFDRVIKRATDGVVQEVILATNFTAEGETTAHFLGEALGERGLRVTRLARGVPAGSELEYVDAGTIAWALMERKTT; from the coding sequence ATGGATCCCTTACTGCCTGAACCTGAACCGCTGGTGTCCCTGATCGAGGCGCTGCGGCGCCTGCCCGGCGTGGGCGTCCGATCAGCCCGGCGCATGGCTTATCACCTGTTGCAGCATGACCCGCAAGGCGCGGACATGCTGGGGCGGGCCTTGGCCGGCGCGGTGCGGGACCTGAAGCATTGCGCCCGTTGCAACAGCTTTTCCGAAGACGAGGTCTGCGGCACTTGCGCCAACCCCAAGCGCGATCCGTCGCTCTTGTGCATCGTGGAAACGCCAGCCGACCAGAACATGATCGAGTCCAGCCACGGCTACCGTGGCCTGTACTACGTGCTGATGGGCCGGGTGGCGCCGCTTGAGGGCATCGGCCCGCGCGAACTTGATTTCGACCGCGTCATCAAGCGCGCCACCGACGGGGTGGTGCAGGAGGTCATCCTGGCCACCAACTTCACTGCCGAAGGCGAAACCACGGCCCACTTCCTGGGCGAAGCGCTGGGTGAACGCGGCCTGCGCGTCACACGCCTGGCGCGTGGCGTACCGGCGGGCAGTGAACTTGAATACGTGGACGCCGGCACCATCGCCTGGGCGCTGATGGAGCGCAAGACCACCTGA
- a CDS encoding ABC transporter permease: MSKLLKSGKASLRFWQLLLLVVILGVWQFASRDSQVAFFFGEPLKVWGRIWAWFVTNADIYAHLWVTLTETVLAFFIGTIAGLVFGLWLGLSPRASAILDPYIKAANSMPRVILAPIFGMWFGLGIWSKVALAVTLVFFIVFFNVYQGVREVSPTLLDNARMLGARKRQLLRHVYLPSATSWVFSSLHTSVGLAFVGAVVGEYLGSARGVGYLILQAEGTFDVNTVFAGIVVLTAFALVLDYIVGIGEKRLMKWQPKSGETEKL, encoded by the coding sequence ATGTCGAAGTTATTAAAATCTGGTAAGGCCAGCTTGCGCTTCTGGCAACTGTTGCTGCTGGTTGTCATCCTGGGCGTCTGGCAATTCGCGTCGCGCGATTCCCAGGTGGCGTTCTTCTTTGGTGAGCCGTTGAAGGTCTGGGGCCGCATCTGGGCCTGGTTCGTCACCAACGCCGACATCTACGCGCACCTGTGGGTCACCCTGACGGAAACCGTGCTGGCCTTTTTCATCGGCACCATCGCTGGTTTGGTCTTTGGCCTGTGGCTGGGCTTGTCGCCCCGCGCAAGCGCGATCCTTGATCCCTACATCAAGGCCGCCAACTCGATGCCGCGCGTCATTCTGGCGCCCATCTTCGGGATGTGGTTCGGCTTGGGTATCTGGTCGAAGGTGGCGCTGGCGGTCACGCTGGTGTTCTTCATCGTGTTCTTCAACGTCTACCAGGGCGTGCGCGAAGTCAGCCCAACCTTGCTCGACAATGCCCGCATGCTGGGCGCGCGCAAGCGCCAGTTGCTGCGCCACGTCTACCTGCCGTCGGCCACCAGCTGGGTATTTTCCAGCCTGCATACGTCCGTGGGCCTGGCCTTCGTGGGCGCGGTGGTGGGGGAATACCTGGGCTCGGCAAGGGGCGTGGGCTACCTGATCCTGCAAGCGGAAGGCACGTTCGACGTGAACACCGTGTTCGCGGGCATCGTGGTGCTGACCGCGTTTGCGCTGGTGCTGGACTATATCGTCGGCATCGGTGAAAAGCGCTTGATGAAGTGGCAGCCCAAATCGGGCGAAACTGAAAAGCTGTAA
- a CDS encoding biliverdin-producing heme oxygenase: protein MISPVHQVLRDGTRDRHEALDQGLALTSGDMDRAGYLNYLRALLGWLEPLEQRLWQLDWPDSLQASARAGKSDWIRADLAAAGDAVPVSYCADAPRIEAADAYALGVAYVVEGSQLGGRFLAKHLADVTPALPLRYLRGYGEALGPMWKAFLQVLDSEAGAQGREDHALQGARDAFDSLTAWLHSRHALRT, encoded by the coding sequence ATGATTTCTCCCGTTCACCAAGTGCTTCGAGACGGCACACGCGACAGGCACGAAGCGCTGGACCAGGGTTTGGCCCTGACCAGCGGCGACATGGACCGCGCCGGGTATTTGAACTATCTGCGCGCATTGCTGGGCTGGCTGGAACCTTTGGAACAGCGCCTGTGGCAACTGGACTGGCCCGACAGCCTGCAAGCATCGGCACGCGCTGGAAAAAGTGATTGGATCCGCGCCGACCTGGCAGCGGCGGGTGACGCGGTACCGGTGTCGTACTGCGCCGACGCACCCCGCATCGAGGCGGCAGACGCCTATGCGTTGGGGGTCGCGTATGTAGTGGAAGGGTCGCAGTTGGGCGGACGCTTTCTGGCCAAGCACCTGGCCGATGTCACACCCGCGCTGCCGCTGCGCTATCTGCGCGGCTACGGTGAAGCGCTAGGGCCGATGTGGAAGGCGTTTCTACAGGTTCTGGACAGCGAGGCCGGCGCTCAAGGGCGCGAAGACCACGCGTTGCAAGGCGCACGCGACGCCTTCGACAGCCTCACGGCCTGGCTGCACAGCCGGCACGCGCTGCGAACCTGA
- the tal gene encoding transaldolase produces MSSQLDALRNHTTVVADTGDFEAMKALRPTDATTNPSLILKAVQQDAYRPLLEQTVRDHQGASAPELVDRLLVAFGRAILNIVPGRVSTEVDARLSFDTRATIERARGLIALYEAAGVPRERVLIKIASTWEGIQAARALQAEGVRCNLTLLFSLPQAVACADARVQLISPFVGRIYDWHKKSAGAAWVETDNAGPQDPGVLSVTRIYRYYKQHDISTEIMGASFRNVGQILALSGCDLLTISPDLLNQLAGTQGDAPAQLRADDTGPAIDRIGADEVSFRTLLNDDAMASEKLSEGIRLFVADAVKLDTLIDAQRR; encoded by the coding sequence ATGTCCAGCCAACTTGACGCCCTGCGCAATCACACTACCGTTGTTGCCGACACCGGCGATTTCGAAGCCATGAAGGCCTTGCGTCCGACCGACGCCACCACCAATCCGTCCCTGATTCTCAAGGCCGTTCAGCAGGATGCCTATCGCCCCCTGCTGGAACAAACCGTGCGCGATCACCAGGGTGCGTCCGCGCCTGAGCTGGTCGACCGCCTGCTGGTGGCCTTTGGCCGCGCCATCCTGAATATCGTGCCGGGCCGCGTATCCACCGAAGTGGATGCCCGCCTGTCGTTCGACACCCGCGCCACCATTGAGCGCGCGCGCGGCCTGATCGCCCTGTACGAAGCCGCCGGCGTGCCGCGCGAGCGCGTGCTGATCAAGATCGCATCCACCTGGGAAGGCATCCAGGCCGCCCGCGCCCTGCAAGCCGAAGGCGTGCGCTGCAACCTGACGCTGCTGTTTTCGCTGCCCCAGGCCGTGGCCTGCGCCGACGCCCGCGTGCAACTGATTTCGCCTTTTGTCGGCCGTATCTACGACTGGCACAAGAAAAGCGCGGGCGCCGCGTGGGTGGAAACCGACAACGCCGGCCCGCAAGATCCGGGCGTGTTGTCGGTGACGCGCATATACCGGTATTACAAACAGCACGACATTTCTACCGAAATCATGGGCGCCAGCTTCCGCAACGTGGGCCAGATCCTGGCGCTGTCGGGCTGCGACCTGCTGACCATCAGCCCGGACTTGCTCAACCAGTTGGCCGGTACGCAAGGCGATGCCCCGGCGCAGTTGCGCGCCGACGACACGGGCCCCGCCATCGACCGTATCGGCGCGGACGAAGTCAGCTTCCGCACGCTGCTCAACGACGACGCGATGGCCAGCGAAAAGCTGTCCGAAGGCATCCGGCTGTTCGTCGCCGATGCGGTAAAGCTGGACACACTGATCGACGCGCAACGCCGCTGA
- a CDS encoding carboxymuconolactone decarboxylase family protein: MARLPYADLSHPEARPLVDRIVAERGSVLHLYQMLLHSPAVAGGWLNYLTSIRQLSTLPGDVRELVIMRVAALNGAPYEADQHAPIALKEGVSQAQLDALGDWENSTLFDEREKSVLAYTDAMTRNVQVPEPVFQAARAAMGSEKLIVELTATVAAYNMVSRFLEALQVHSHDHR, translated from the coding sequence ATGGCCCGTCTTCCCTACGCCGATCTGTCTCATCCCGAAGCACGTCCCCTGGTGGACCGCATCGTTGCCGAACGGGGCAGCGTGCTTCATCTGTACCAAATGCTGCTACACAGCCCCGCAGTGGCCGGAGGCTGGTTGAACTACCTGACGTCCATCCGGCAACTGAGCACCTTGCCCGGTGACGTGCGCGAACTGGTCATCATGCGCGTTGCCGCGCTTAACGGCGCGCCCTACGAGGCCGATCAGCATGCGCCGATCGCGCTGAAAGAAGGCGTTTCGCAAGCCCAGTTGGATGCCCTGGGCGATTGGGAAAACTCAACGTTGTTCGACGAGCGCGAAAAATCCGTACTGGCCTACACCGACGCCATGACCCGCAACGTCCAGGTGCCGGAACCCGTGTTTCAGGCTGCCCGCGCAGCCATGGGCTCTGAAAAACTCATCGTCGAACTGACTGCGACGGTCGCGGCCTACAACATGGTGTCGCGCTTTCTGGAAGCGTTGCAGGTGCATTCGCACGATCACCGCTGA
- a CDS encoding ABC transporter substrate-binding protein produces the protein MSVTRRDLLKMAGAAGVMGMAPAIVRAQKLEKTKVQIAVGGKPLIYYLPLSIAEARGYFKDEGLDVSIADFAGGSKALQAVVGGSADIVSGAFEHTLSMQSKGQAYRAFVLQGRAPMIGVGVSKKNLPNYKGAADLKGKKIGVTAPGSSTNMVVSFFLAKHGLKASDVSIIGVGAGAGAVTALRSGQIDAISNTDPVVSMLQMPGEIEIIVDTRTLKDTQEIFGGNMPAGSLYAPQAFIDANPNTTQALANAMVRADKWIQKAGPDEIAKIVPETYLLGDPAIYKAAISASLEGLSPDGMIPEDGAATALKALAAYQAEFNASKIDPSKAWTNDFARRANEKYANG, from the coding sequence ATGTCAGTTACTCGCCGTGACTTGCTCAAGATGGCTGGCGCCGCCGGCGTCATGGGCATGGCCCCCGCCATCGTGCGGGCCCAGAAGCTTGAAAAGACCAAGGTTCAGATCGCCGTGGGCGGCAAGCCCCTGATCTATTACCTCCCGCTGTCCATCGCGGAAGCCCGCGGCTACTTCAAGGACGAAGGGCTGGACGTCAGCATCGCCGACTTCGCGGGCGGCTCCAAGGCCCTGCAAGCCGTGGTGGGCGGCAGCGCCGACATCGTCTCGGGCGCCTTCGAACACACGCTGTCGATGCAGTCCAAGGGTCAGGCCTACCGCGCCTTCGTGCTGCAAGGCCGCGCGCCGATGATCGGCGTGGGCGTGTCCAAGAAAAACCTGCCCAACTACAAGGGCGCCGCTGACCTCAAGGGCAAGAAGATCGGCGTGACCGCGCCAGGTTCGTCCACCAACATGGTGGTCAGCTTCTTCCTGGCCAAGCATGGCTTGAAGGCCTCCGACGTGTCCATCATCGGCGTGGGCGCCGGCGCGGGTGCCGTGACGGCGTTGCGCAGCGGTCAGATCGACGCCATCTCCAACACCGACCCCGTGGTGTCGATGTTGCAGATGCCGGGCGAGATCGAGATCATTGTCGACACGCGCACGCTTAAAGACACGCAGGAGATCTTCGGCGGCAACATGCCGGCGGGTTCCCTGTATGCCCCACAAGCGTTCATCGACGCCAACCCGAATACCACGCAGGCGCTGGCCAACGCGATGGTGCGCGCCGACAAGTGGATTCAGAAGGCGGGTCCCGACGAAATCGCCAAGATCGTGCCGGAAACCTACCTGCTGGGCGACCCGGCCATCTACAAAGCCGCCATCTCGGCCAGCCTGGAAGGCCTGTCGCCCGACGGCATGATCCCCGAGGACGGCGCGGCTACCGCGCTCAAGGCGCTGGCCGCGTACCAGGCAGAGTTCAACGCGTCGAAGATTGATCCGTCGAAAGCCTGGACCAACGACTTCGCCCGCCGCGCCAACGAGAAGTACGCCAATGGCTGA
- a CDS encoding CaiB/BaiF CoA transferase family protein produces the protein MSALTGLKVLELGTLIAGPFAARIFGEFGADVIKVETPHGPDGTGGGDPIRSWRHLHEGNSLWWTVQARNKQSIALNLKDPRAQEIARKLALDADVVVENYRPGVLEKWGLGFEQLRAINPALIMVRLSGYGQTGPMKDQPGFGAIGESMGGLRYVSGHPDRPPLRVGISIGDSIAALHGVIGAMMALRHRDATGGRWNGKTGDACQAGQGQMVDVALYEAVFNMMESLVPEYDVAGVVRERTGGALPGIVPSNTYTTRDGQNIVIAGNGDAIFHRLMRAIGRDDLAEDPDLVRNDGRARRVEEIDGAIQQWCNGRNIEDALGTLKAADVPVGKIYSVADMFSDPQFLARRMIEQHQLADGSPVKLPAVVPKLSETPGQTRWVGPKLGEHTEEVLKALGYDSAAIEELAKTGAIGKPDN, from the coding sequence ATGTCAGCGCTGACCGGACTGAAAGTCCTGGAACTCGGCACGCTAATCGCCGGCCCCTTTGCCGCGCGCATCTTCGGCGAATTCGGCGCCGACGTCATCAAGGTGGAAACGCCGCACGGGCCGGATGGCACGGGCGGTGGCGACCCCATCCGCAGTTGGCGGCATCTGCACGAGGGCAATTCGCTCTGGTGGACGGTACAGGCGCGCAACAAGCAATCCATCGCCCTCAATCTGAAAGACCCGCGCGCCCAGGAAATTGCCCGCAAGCTGGCGCTGGACGCCGATGTCGTGGTCGAGAACTACCGGCCCGGCGTGCTGGAAAAGTGGGGCTTGGGTTTTGAACAACTGCGCGCCATCAACCCGGCGCTGATCATGGTGCGGCTGTCGGGCTACGGCCAGACGGGCCCCATGAAAGACCAGCCCGGCTTCGGCGCCATCGGCGAATCCATGGGCGGCCTGCGCTATGTCTCGGGCCACCCCGACCGGCCCCCGCTGCGGGTCGGCATTTCCATCGGCGACTCCATCGCCGCGCTGCATGGCGTGATCGGCGCCATGATGGCGCTGCGCCACCGCGACGCCACCGGCGGCCGCTGGAACGGCAAGACAGGCGATGCTTGCCAGGCCGGGCAGGGGCAGATGGTGGACGTGGCCTTGTACGAAGCCGTCTTCAACATGATGGAAAGCCTGGTGCCCGAATACGACGTGGCCGGCGTGGTGCGTGAGCGCACCGGCGGCGCGCTGCCGGGCATCGTGCCATCCAACACCTACACCACCCGCGACGGCCAGAACATCGTCATCGCGGGCAATGGCGACGCCATCTTTCACCGCCTGATGCGCGCCATCGGCCGCGACGACCTGGCCGAAGACCCCGATCTGGTGCGCAACGACGGCCGTGCGCGCCGCGTGGAAGAGATCGACGGCGCGATCCAGCAATGGTGCAACGGGCGCAACATCGAAGACGCGCTGGGCACGCTCAAAGCGGCCGATGTGCCGGTCGGAAAGATCTACAGCGTGGCCGATATGTTCAGCGATCCACAGTTCCTGGCGCGCCGCATGATCGAACAACATCAGCTAGCCGATGGCAGCCCCGTGAAGCTTCCGGCGGTGGTTCCCAAGCTGTCGGAAACCCCTGGCCAGACGCGCTGGGTAGGCCCCAAATTAGGGGAACATACCGAGGAAGTCCTGAAAGCGCTGGGGTATGATTCAGCGGCTATTGAAGAGCTGGCGAAGACCGGCGCTATCGGTAAACCCGACAACTAA
- a CDS encoding response regulator, with protein sequence MRAVRVLLVDDNEMGSELLAEFLALSGVETRCAPSGEAALDMIDDFSPEAVLVDILLPDMDGYELASRLRSRGAPPRIYALSGLARHERRDADGMFDGWIEKPADPDALLAILRQTH encoded by the coding sequence GTGCGCGCAGTTCGCGTCCTGCTGGTTGACGACAATGAAATGGGCTCGGAGCTGCTTGCCGAGTTCCTGGCGCTTTCGGGCGTGGAAACGCGCTGCGCCCCTTCGGGCGAAGCCGCGCTCGACATGATTGACGACTTCAGCCCCGAAGCCGTGCTGGTGGACATCCTGCTGCCCGATATGGACGGCTATGAGCTGGCGTCCCGCCTGCGCTCGCGTGGCGCACCGCCGCGCATCTATGCGCTGAGCGGCCTGGCGCGCCACGAGCGCCGTGACGCGGACGGCATGTTCGACGGCTGGATCGAAAAACCCGCCGACCCCGACGCACTGTTGGCCATTTTGCGCCAGACCCATTAG